The following proteins are encoded in a genomic region of Cryptomeria japonica chromosome 11, Sugi_1.0, whole genome shotgun sequence:
- the LOC131068360 gene encoding histone H4 translates to MSGRGKGGKGLGKGGAKRHRKVLRDNIQGITKPAIRRLARRGGVKRISGLIYEETRGVLKIFLENVIRDAVTYTEHARRKTVTAMDVVYALKRQGRTLYGFGG, encoded by the coding sequence ATGTCAGGAAGAGGAAAGGGCGGCAAGGGTTTGGGGAAGGGAGGCGCCAAAAGGCACAGGAAAGTACTCCGCGATAACATCCAGGGCATCACTAAGCCTGCCATTAGACGTCTGGCCAGGAGAGGGGGCGTTAAGCGTATCAGCGGCCTCATTTATGAGGAAACCAGGGGTGTACTGAAAATCTTTCTGGAGAATGTAATCAGGGATGCTGTTACGTATACTGAGCATGCACGCCGCAAGACAGTGACGGCCATGGATGTAGTCTATGCTCTCAAGAGGCAGGGCAGGACTTTGTACGGATTCGGCGGTTAA